The proteins below are encoded in one region of Saccopteryx leptura isolate mSacLep1 chromosome 1, mSacLep1_pri_phased_curated, whole genome shotgun sequence:
- the LOC136388650 gene encoding olfactory receptor 5AS1-like, translated as MLGSNYTMPTEFLLVGFTDYLPLRITLFLVFLIVYALTVVGNMCLITLVNVNSSLQTPMYYFLSNLSFLDISYSTAITPKMLVNFLSSRKSISLSGCAVQMFFFGCFADAECLILAAMAYDRYAAICNPLLYATLMSRRICIGFIALAYFSGSVTSVVHVYLTFKLPFCGSNIVNHFFCDIPPLLALSCADTHINELLLFALCGFIQISTFVVIFISYFCILITVLSIKSSGGRSKTFSTCASHLVAVTLFYGTLLFMYLRPTTSYSLNTDKVVAVFYTVVFPMFNPIIYSFRNKDVKSALKSVFKRNWIFKSMKI; from the coding sequence ATGTTGGGGAGTAACTATACCATGCCAACTGAATTCCTGCTTGTTGGATTCACGGATTATCTGCCTCTCAGAATCACACTATTCTTGGTGTTTCTCATAGTATATGCCCTAACTGTGGTGGGAAATATGTGCTTAATAACCCTAGTTAATGTCAATTCAAGCCTGCAAACCCCCATGTATTATTTTCTCAGCAACTTGTCTTTCTTAGACATCAGCTATTCTACAGCAATCACTCCTAAAATGCTGGTGAATTTCTTATCATCCAGGAAAagcatctctctctctggctGTGCAGTGCAAATGTTTTTCTTCGGTTGTTTCGCTGATGCTGAGTGCCTCATCCTGGCAGCAATGGCATATGACCGCTATGCAGCAATCTGTAACCCATTGCTCTATGCTACGCTTATGTCTAGGAGAATCTGTATAGGCTTCATTGCTCTGGCGTACTTCAGTGGAAGTGTGACTTCGGTGGTACACGTTTACCTCACATTCAAGCTGCCATTCTGTGGCTCCAATATTGTCAACCATTTTTTCTGTGATATCCCACCTCTCCTGGCTTTATCATGTGCAGACACCCATATAAATGAGCTTCTGCTCTTTGCCTTGTGTGGATTTATCCAGATTAGCACATTTGTGGTTATATTTATCTCTTATTTTTGTATCCTCATCACTGTCTTGAGCATCAAGTCCTCAGGTGGCAGAAGCAAAACATTCTCCACGTGTGCTTCCCACCTCGTAGCGGTCACCTTATTCTATGGAACACTACTGTTTATGTACTTACGCCCCACCACCAGCTACTCCCTAAACACTGATAAGGTAGTTGCAGTGTTTTATACTGTTGTTTTCCCCATGTTTAACCCAATAATCTACAGCTTCAGAAACAAGGATGTAAAAAGTGCCCTCAAAAGCGTATTCAAAAGGAACTGGattttcaaatcaatgaaaatttaa
- the LOC136388649 gene encoding olfactory receptor 5J3-like, with protein MAGWNHTGVKEFLLVGLTENPNLQIPLFLLFTFVYFITLVGNWGMIALIWLNAQLHTPMYFLLSNLSFCDICYSTVFAPKMLINFLSKHKSSTFSGCVLQSFFFALYVTTEVILLSMMAYDRYVAIVKPLLYTVIMTQRVCIQMVLVCYLGGLINSLTHTIGLLKLDFCGPNIVNHFFCDFPPLLKLSCSDAHNNEMLVLILSGVIAVFTITIIMISYIHIIIAIQRIRSSEGRLKTFSTCASHLTSVTLFYGSGTFSYIQPSSLYSLEQEKVSAVFYTLVIPMLNPLIYSLRNKNVKDAAKKSIWRKSIWSLTEPCRWLC; from the coding sequence ATGGCAGGTTGGAATCACACAGGTGTGAAAGAATTCCTTTTAGTAGGTTTAACGGAAAATCCTAATTTGCAGATCCCTCTCTTTTTGCTTTTCACCTTTGTTTACTTCATCACTCTGGTAGGTAACTGGGGGATGATTGCCTTGATCTGGTTAAATGCTCAACTGCACACTCCAATGTACTTCCTTCTCAGCAACCTCTCTTTTTGTGATATCTGCTATTCTACTGTCTTTGCTCCTAAGATGCTGATCAATTTTCTATCAAAGCACAAGTCCAGCACATTTTCTGGCTGTGTTTTACAGAGTTTCTTTTTTGCACTGTATGTAACCACAGAGGTCATCCTCCTGTCTATGATGGCTTATGACCGCTATGTGGCAATAGTCAAACCCTTGTTGTACACAGTCATTATGACTCAAAGGGTTTGTATTCAGATGGTCCTTGTATGTTACTTGGGAGGACTCATTAACTCGCTGACACACACAATAGGTCTGCTCAAACTAGACTTCTGTGGTCCTAACATTGTGAATCATTTTTTCTGTGACTTTCCCCCTCTTCTGAAGCTCTCTTGCTCTGATGCACATAACAATGAGATGCTGGTATTAATACTCTCTGGGGTCATTGCAGTGTTCACGATCACTATTATCATGATCTCTTATATCCACATCATCATTGCCATCCAGAGAATTCGCTCATCAGAGGGGAGGCTCAAAACCTTCTCTACTTGTGCCTCCCACCTGACTTCTGTGACCTTATTCTATGGGTCTGGAACCTTTAGTTACATCCAGCCAAGCTCTCTGTATTCCCTGGAACAGGAGAAGGTCTCTGCTGTGTTTTATACCTTGGTGATCCCCATGCTAAACCCACTGATTTATAGCCTG